One Fuerstiella marisgermanici DNA window includes the following coding sequences:
- a CDS encoding CCA tRNA nucleotidyltransferase, whose product MPLPSTPREFAMHVVQQLHAAGFEALWAGGCVRDQLLGIEPKDYDVATNATPEQVIDLFGKRRTVPVGVSFGVVMVLGPSRSCGQIEVATFRSDGAYLDGRRPSEVAFCSAEEDAKRRDFTINGMFYDPVNDQVLDYVGGRKDLAAGIIRAIGDATARYTEDKLRMLRAVRFAATYHFKLDESTATAIRTLRADLTQVSAERIAQELRRMLAHPSRAVSVRNLHDVGLLDMIFPAVFECGHDAESFVVTCRTLDALQEKSFEPALATLLRSRYVEDASQPIQKTAGIRAECRKLKLSNEETSCVSWLTENAVVFQAPSDLPLHVIKPVLADDRRSLLLDLLQAQAKAIHAAPAAADFLKAYLASTPPEVLNPPPLVGGADLKQMNVEPGPAFKRVLNTVRQEQLDELLHDHESAMQRVRELL is encoded by the coding sequence ATGCCACTGCCCTCCACTCCTCGCGAGTTCGCCATGCATGTCGTGCAGCAACTGCACGCGGCCGGGTTCGAAGCGCTGTGGGCGGGCGGGTGCGTTCGAGATCAGTTGCTGGGCATCGAACCAAAGGACTACGATGTCGCCACGAATGCGACGCCGGAGCAGGTGATTGATCTGTTCGGGAAACGGCGCACGGTGCCAGTCGGTGTGAGTTTCGGTGTGGTGATGGTGTTGGGGCCCAGTAGATCGTGTGGGCAAATTGAGGTCGCCACTTTCCGCTCTGACGGTGCCTATCTGGACGGCAGGCGGCCGTCGGAAGTTGCGTTTTGTTCTGCTGAAGAAGACGCCAAACGTCGTGACTTCACCATCAACGGCATGTTCTACGACCCCGTGAATGATCAAGTGCTTGACTATGTGGGCGGGCGAAAAGATCTGGCTGCCGGAATCATCCGCGCGATTGGTGATGCGACGGCACGATACACCGAAGATAAGCTCCGCATGCTGCGAGCGGTCAGGTTTGCGGCGACGTATCACTTCAAACTTGATGAATCGACAGCGACGGCAATTCGGACGCTGCGAGCCGATTTGACTCAGGTTAGCGCCGAACGAATCGCCCAGGAATTGCGACGCATGCTGGCTCATCCCAGTCGTGCCGTTTCCGTGCGAAACCTTCACGATGTCGGCTTGCTGGACATGATCTTTCCGGCGGTTTTTGAATGCGGTCACGATGCCGAATCATTTGTGGTGACATGCCGAACATTAGACGCCCTGCAGGAAAAAAGTTTCGAGCCTGCACTCGCCACTCTATTGCGTTCGCGCTACGTCGAAGATGCCAGCCAGCCCATTCAGAAGACCGCCGGTATTCGCGCCGAATGTCGTAAATTGAAACTGTCGAACGAAGAAACATCCTGTGTTTCATGGCTGACTGAAAACGCTGTCGTGTTTCAGGCTCCCAGCGATCTGCCCTTGCACGTGATTAAACCGGTTCTCGCGGATGACCGGCGATCGTTGTTGTTGGACCTCCTGCAGGCTCAGGCGAAAGCGATTCACGCTGCGCCTGCAGCGGCGGATTTCCTGAAAGCCTATCTTGCAAGCACGCCGCCGGAAGTCCTGAACCCTCCACCGCTGGTCGGCGGCGCCGATTTGAAGCAGATGAATGTCGAGCCAGGCCCGGCGTTCAAGAGAGTCCTGAACACCGTTCGCCAGGAGCAACTGGACGAGCTGCTGCACGACCACGAATCGGCGATGCAACGCGTTCGAGAGCTGCTTTGA
- a CDS encoding M50 family metallopeptidase has translation MRPVNEDEITAWHEAGHAFMAAILGGEVDSISIDPDWDDGPKRFGDTTVRWHANRFTQQQLQRNAVLVALAGPVTEMIHRGDPLHPATVAEWAMDWGLAWQAAAFLKSDRERMKFLERSSVELYQTLSQDNHWAAIGAIVDHLLAYETLEGETVHEIVAEWT, from the coding sequence ATGCGACCGGTCAACGAAGACGAAATCACGGCCTGGCACGAAGCGGGACATGCTTTCATGGCCGCCATCCTGGGCGGCGAAGTCGATTCGATCTCGATCGATCCGGATTGGGACGACGGACCAAAACGCTTCGGCGACACAACCGTTCGTTGGCATGCAAATCGGTTCACTCAGCAGCAACTGCAGCGCAACGCCGTGTTGGTGGCTTTGGCTGGTCCGGTAACGGAGATGATCCATCGCGGCGACCCTCTGCATCCCGCGACCGTCGCCGAATGGGCAATGGACTGGGGCCTGGCATGGCAGGCGGCCGCGTTCCTGAAGTCTGACCGTGAACGTATGAAGTTTCTGGAACGATCATCGGTTGAGCTGTATCAGACGCTTTCCCAGGACAATCACTGGGCCGCCATTGGAGCGATTGTTGATCACCTGCTGGCCTATGAGACACTGGAAGGCGAGACGGTGCATGAAATTGTGGCTGAGTGGACCTAA
- a CDS encoding cytochrome P450, which translates to MNSPASIPLHSGKQPIQQGNLLEFPKNPIDCMRRLHAECGDLAVLEDNGQRIAFVFSPELNRQVLTDSNTYHSQFFALRGGRRSAQRRVTSGLLSMNGSEHRENRRIMMDVFTRRILPEYHNTICDLSHSLMEDWELGQQRDLNVEMVHFMLRMTSALLFGIDDAEYSVELGSKIDRWVRQNHEVGIGALVSAPEFTDSYGTLLSMADDLEASIKEMFAKHRDGATKGQRSDVLSLMFQAQGSEQQLSDEKLLGHATLTFAAAHLTTAHTFSWTLFLLAQHPEVMQRLAEEIAQATTGETPTFQELQSLPYLDWVIKESMRVLPASSYSQRVTSTAATLGSLNLPQATPVIFSQFITHHRPDIFEDANEFRPERWETASPSAYEYLPFGAGPRMCIGAPLAMMELRTALAVILKKFHFQVNPGTTVNGQVISTMLGPTSTVEATLLPTTELPSTVPVYGSIHDLIDLPSAAKPDAIRRAA; encoded by the coding sequence ATGAATTCTCCAGCATCCATCCCGCTGCACAGCGGCAAGCAGCCCATTCAGCAGGGAAATCTGCTGGAATTCCCCAAGAACCCAATCGACTGCATGCGGCGTCTGCATGCAGAATGCGGAGATTTGGCAGTTCTGGAAGACAACGGCCAGCGAATTGCGTTCGTTTTCTCGCCGGAACTCAATCGGCAGGTACTGACGGATTCAAATACCTACCACTCCCAGTTTTTCGCCCTGCGCGGTGGACGCCGGTCGGCTCAGCGTCGAGTGACTTCAGGACTGCTGAGCATGAACGGCAGCGAGCACCGCGAAAACCGTCGCATCATGATGGACGTGTTCACGCGCCGGATTCTGCCGGAATATCACAACACGATTTGCGATCTGTCGCATTCGCTGATGGAAGACTGGGAACTCGGGCAGCAGCGCGACCTGAACGTTGAAATGGTCCACTTCATGCTCCGTATGACGAGTGCTCTGCTGTTCGGCATCGACGACGCGGAATATTCTGTCGAACTCGGCAGCAAGATCGACCGGTGGGTGCGACAGAATCATGAAGTCGGGATCGGGGCGTTAGTGTCGGCCCCGGAATTCACTGACAGCTACGGCACGCTGCTAAGCATGGCCGACGATCTGGAAGCCAGCATCAAAGAGATGTTCGCCAAGCACCGCGATGGAGCGACCAAGGGGCAGCGATCAGACGTGCTGAGTCTGATGTTTCAGGCTCAAGGATCCGAACAGCAACTCAGCGACGAAAAGCTTCTGGGCCACGCAACGCTGACGTTCGCGGCAGCTCACCTGACGACCGCACACACGTTTAGCTGGACCCTGTTTTTGCTGGCTCAGCACCCCGAAGTCATGCAACGTCTGGCCGAAGAAATTGCACAGGCAACGACCGGCGAAACGCCAACGTTTCAGGAACTGCAGTCGCTGCCATACCTTGACTGGGTGATCAAGGAAAGTATGCGAGTTCTGCCCGCGTCTTCGTATTCACAGCGAGTCACCTCTACAGCAGCTACACTGGGATCGCTGAACCTGCCGCAGGCCACGCCCGTCATTTTCAGCCAGTTCATCACACACCATCGCCCGGACATTTTCGAAGACGCGAACGAATTTCGGCCGGAACGCTGGGAAACCGCCTCACCATCGGCCTACGAATATCTGCCATTCGGCGCAGGACCTCGGATGTGTATCGGAGCACCGCTGGCGATGATGGAGCTACGGACCGCTTTGGCCGTGATCCTGAAGAAGTTCCACTTTCAGGTCAATCCGGGAACCACCGTGAACGGCCAGGTGATCTCAACGATGCTGGGCCCAACCAGCACTGTTGAAGCGACTCTGTTGCCCACAACGGAACTTCCTTCGACAGTACCTGTCTACGGGTCAATCCATGATCTGATCGACCTCCCGAGCGCCGCGAAGCCGGACGCAATTCGCCGCGCGGCTTGA
- the plsY gene encoding glycerol-3-phosphate 1-O-acyltransferase PlsY produces MTILICCVLAFLVGGIPFGFLVGRFVLKDDIRNHGSGNIGATNVARVIGWNWGGFVLLLDAIKGLLPTWLALRYAADNQLENMILHLPVAAGISAIVGHMYPVYLKLRGGKGVATALGVVLVLAPKAVAIALAAFLLTVAVTRIVAVASIVAALTFGGVQLYLMRDTMLDSKSLSLTVFAIAIPLLIIWRHRSNIRKLVSGEAPPPPDSPASDVPASDSDNAVG; encoded by the coding sequence GTGACCATTTTGATTTGCTGTGTACTGGCCTTTTTAGTTGGCGGAATCCCGTTCGGGTTTCTGGTCGGCCGATTTGTGTTGAAGGACGACATTCGAAACCACGGCAGCGGCAATATTGGCGCGACCAATGTGGCTCGCGTCATCGGCTGGAACTGGGGCGGATTTGTCCTGCTGCTGGACGCGATCAAGGGCCTGCTGCCGACGTGGCTGGCACTGAGATACGCCGCCGACAATCAGCTGGAAAACATGATCCTGCACTTGCCCGTCGCCGCCGGCATCAGCGCGATTGTGGGGCACATGTATCCCGTCTACCTGAAACTTCGCGGCGGCAAAGGAGTCGCGACGGCGCTGGGAGTCGTGCTGGTTTTGGCTCCGAAGGCGGTAGCGATTGCGCTTGCTGCATTTCTGCTGACGGTGGCTGTCACCCGAATCGTAGCGGTTGCATCCATCGTTGCCGCGTTGACCTTCGGGGGCGTTCAGCTGTACCTGATGCGAGACACAATGCTGGATTCGAAGTCTCTGTCGCTGACCGTCTTCGCCATTGCCATTCCGCTGCTCATAATCTGGCGACACCGCAGCAACATTCGCAAGCTGGTCAGTGGCGAGGCCCCTCCTCCACCGGACTCTCCTGCTTCAGACGTTCCTGCATCGGACTCGGATAACGCCGTCGGTTGA
- the ruvX gene encoding Holliday junction resolvase RuvX — protein sequence MQPIATDNSNLPARGRLLGIDYGTKRVGVAVSDVFQEISSPLYNYERRGQLNDEAFFLKVVEEYETIGFVIGLPVHMSGDESQKSKEARRYAKWLTKLTGLPHAFQDERYSSVQAEAKMFDAQLSKKQRHARIDKLAAQILLQAFIEARAAEAAKQGTDD from the coding sequence GTGCAACCCATTGCAACCGACAATTCCAACCTTCCCGCGCGAGGCCGCCTGCTGGGGATCGACTACGGCACGAAGCGAGTCGGCGTGGCGGTCAGCGACGTGTTTCAGGAAATATCCAGCCCGCTGTACAACTACGAACGGCGTGGCCAGCTGAACGACGAAGCGTTCTTCCTTAAAGTCGTCGAAGAATACGAAACCATCGGATTCGTCATTGGCCTGCCGGTCCACATGAGCGGCGACGAAAGTCAAAAGTCGAAAGAAGCGCGGCGCTACGCGAAATGGCTAACCAAACTCACTGGCTTGCCGCACGCCTTTCAGGACGAACGTTACAGCAGCGTTCAGGCCGAAGCGAAAATGTTCGACGCTCAGCTCTCGAAAAAGCAGCGACACGCTCGAATCGACAAACTCGCGGCCCAGATCCTGCTACAGGCGTTTATCGAAGCTCGTGCGGCTGAAGCAGCAAAGCAGGGCACCGACGACTAG
- a CDS encoding thioredoxin-like domain-containing protein, with the protein MRLRTIPFFLVAGLLLATIIAPSARAWDEDQDSSKAEAATQAASDDAEPAALPANPFPDAVTVSPGILDGGSEWLNTSAPIDLKDLRGKVVLLDFWTYCCINCIHVLPDLKFLEEKYEKELVVIGVHSAKFENEKLSENIRDAILRYEIKHPVVNDNEMLIWRKFGTRSWPTLALIDPEGRFIGSQGGEGNRELFDAVISKIVKYHRAKSTLDETPLVFDLEANNTEPTSLRYPGKLLADAESNRLFISDSNHNRIVVTDLNGNLLHTIGKGTIGSADGDFDRAEFDHPQGMELVGETLYVADTENHLIRVIDLEAETVSTLAGTGKQGRPRDVNGDLKKTKLNSPWDLLHIDGTLFIAMAGPHQIWSHEIGSDTIGVHAGNAREDIINGRLSVSSFAQPSGLTANGDGTLFFVADSEGSSIRSVPVATDGQVTTIAGTSELPRGQSLFAFGDVDAVGKDARFQHPLGVAWHDGSVYVADSYNHKIRKVDVATGEVTTWLGTGKAGDSLSPVQFSEPAGLSIAGDFLYIADTNNHRVCRANLKTKQVSVIELPDVAPPAPPKTRRVPDLANVQLLPKQTVKLGDAAEVAVELAVPAGFKLNSLAPITWEVFQIEGDQILNPTALEGRDEATADGSVGRFQIRLQETEGTATIAIEMSYGYCDTEKGNICRLASTVWKLSLEVTEDATGDTIKLAFPEK; encoded by the coding sequence ATGAGGCTACGAACAATTCCATTCTTCCTTGTCGCAGGGCTGCTTCTGGCGACGATCATCGCACCGTCTGCAAGGGCGTGGGACGAGGACCAGGATTCGTCAAAAGCTGAAGCTGCTACACAAGCGGCCAGCGATGATGCGGAACCGGCCGCTCTTCCGGCCAACCCATTTCCAGATGCGGTCACCGTGTCGCCGGGAATATTGGACGGCGGCAGCGAATGGCTGAACACCTCCGCCCCCATCGACCTGAAGGATCTGCGTGGCAAAGTTGTGTTGCTGGACTTCTGGACGTACTGCTGCATCAACTGTATTCACGTGTTGCCCGACCTGAAGTTTTTGGAAGAGAAGTACGAAAAGGAACTGGTCGTCATCGGCGTCCATTCGGCAAAGTTCGAAAACGAAAAGCTATCAGAAAACATTCGTGATGCGATACTGCGTTACGAAATCAAGCATCCGGTCGTCAATGACAACGAAATGCTGATCTGGCGGAAGTTCGGCACGCGATCATGGCCAACTCTGGCGTTAATTGATCCGGAAGGTCGTTTCATCGGGTCGCAGGGCGGCGAAGGTAATCGTGAACTCTTCGACGCCGTCATCAGCAAAATCGTCAAGTATCATCGAGCCAAAAGTACGCTCGACGAAACACCACTGGTGTTCGATCTTGAGGCCAACAATACCGAACCGACTTCGCTGCGATATCCCGGCAAGTTGCTGGCGGATGCAGAATCAAATCGGCTGTTTATTTCTGACAGCAACCACAACCGCATCGTTGTGACAGACCTCAACGGCAACCTGTTGCACACGATTGGCAAAGGCACGATCGGGTCGGCAGACGGTGATTTTGATCGAGCGGAGTTTGATCACCCTCAAGGCATGGAGCTGGTGGGTGAGACTCTTTACGTAGCAGACACAGAAAACCATCTGATCCGAGTCATCGACCTGGAAGCCGAAACCGTGTCGACGCTCGCCGGCACCGGCAAACAAGGACGACCTCGCGACGTCAATGGTGACTTAAAGAAAACGAAGCTGAACAGCCCGTGGGATCTGCTGCACATTGACGGCACTCTGTTTATCGCGATGGCCGGGCCGCACCAAATCTGGTCACACGAAATCGGAAGCGACACCATCGGCGTGCATGCCGGGAACGCTCGCGAAGATATCATCAACGGTCGGTTGAGCGTTTCGTCATTCGCTCAGCCTTCCGGCTTAACGGCCAATGGTGACGGCACATTGTTTTTTGTCGCGGACAGCGAAGGATCTTCCATCCGCAGCGTGCCGGTGGCCACGGACGGACAGGTCACCACGATCGCGGGAACCTCAGAATTGCCACGAGGGCAGTCGCTGTTTGCATTTGGAGACGTCGATGCCGTTGGCAAGGATGCTCGGTTTCAGCATCCACTGGGCGTCGCATGGCACGATGGCAGCGTGTACGTGGCCGATTCTTACAACCACAAAATCCGCAAAGTGGACGTTGCCACGGGCGAAGTCACGACATGGCTGGGCACCGGCAAGGCAGGCGATTCACTTAGCCCCGTGCAGTTCAGCGAACCAGCCGGCCTAAGCATCGCCGGCGACTTTCTGTATATCGCAGACACAAACAACCATCGCGTTTGTCGAGCGAACCTGAAGACGAAACAGGTAAGCGTCATCGAACTTCCGGACGTCGCACCTCCCGCGCCGCCGAAGACTCGTCGCGTGCCGGACCTCGCAAACGTCCAGCTGTTGCCGAAACAAACCGTCAAGCTCGGTGACGCCGCTGAAGTGGCCGTGGAACTCGCCGTACCGGCAGGCTTCAAACTGAACTCGCTGGCTCCGATTACGTGGGAAGTGTTCCAGATCGAAGGCGACCAGATTCTAAATCCCACCGCTCTGGAAGGTCGTGACGAAGCGACCGCAGACGGAAGCGTCGGTCGATTTCAAATTCGGTTGCAGGAAACCGAAGGCACGGCCACAATCGCGATCGAAATGAGCTACGGATATTGCGACACAGAAAAGGGCAACATTTGCCGACTGGCCAGCACGGTCTGGAAACTTTCATTGGAAGTGACAGAAGATGCAACCGGCGACACGATCAAACTCGCGTTCCCTGAGAAGTAG
- a CDS encoding HAD family hydrolase, whose protein sequence is MAIKTCFFDMGNVLVHFCHDRMCQNVAAATGASLEQTKAVLLGSGLQLKLERGEISEEQFHAGFEKECGRTVDFDALKLAAADIFWLNDSIVPLVKELKQLQIRLVLLSNTSVTHLEFIQRKFDILQHFDAFTTSYEAGALKPEPAIYEDALRKANCEPESCFYTDDIEDYVLKARTFGIHAEVYTATPLTRMALQTLGVNVASE, encoded by the coding sequence ATGGCAATTAAGACCTGCTTCTTCGACATGGGCAATGTGCTGGTCCATTTTTGTCACGACAGAATGTGCCAAAACGTCGCGGCAGCAACCGGCGCTTCGCTGGAACAAACGAAAGCGGTGCTGTTGGGATCCGGCCTGCAGTTGAAGCTTGAGCGTGGTGAGATTTCTGAAGAACAGTTCCACGCCGGCTTTGAAAAAGAATGCGGACGCACTGTCGATTTCGACGCTCTGAAGCTGGCGGCTGCCGACATCTTCTGGCTTAACGATTCGATTGTGCCGTTGGTGAAGGAGCTAAAGCAGCTTCAAATTCGGTTGGTCCTGCTATCCAATACCAGCGTGACTCATCTGGAATTCATCCAGCGCAAATTCGACATTCTGCAGCACTTCGACGCCTTCACAACGTCCTACGAAGCGGGAGCTCTGAAGCCTGAACCTGCGATTTACGAGGACGCTCTTCGTAAGGCCAACTGCGAACCCGAATCGTGCTTCTACACGGACGACATCGAAGACTATGTCTTGAAGGCTCGCACATTTGGCATCCATGCGGAGGTGTATACGGCGACGCCGCTCACTAGAATGGCATTGCAGACGCTGGGTGTGAACGTGGCATCTGAGTAA
- a CDS encoding thiazole synthase, whose translation MTTVLTQPSADSDVVIGTHTLKSRLIVGTGKYATFEQMQECLKISGADVITVAVRRERLVDADGRNILDFIDLDQYTILPNTAGCFTAEDAVRVAKLGREILRGLENPGADWVKLEVLGDTKTLLPDPVATIEACRQLVDDGFQVLCYTSDDPITARRLKEAGATSVMPAGSPIGSGQGILNPNNVRICMEYLKEDDPDYPVIVDAGVGTASDVAFAMELGCDGVLLNTAIASAANPHLMADAMRQACICGRQASLAGRIPKKLYATASSPIDGTITNGN comes from the coding sequence ATGACCACAGTTCTCACACAACCATCTGCCGATTCCGATGTCGTTATCGGAACTCATACGCTGAAATCGCGGCTGATTGTCGGCACGGGCAAGTACGCCACGTTCGAGCAGATGCAGGAATGCCTGAAGATCAGCGGGGCTGACGTGATCACCGTCGCAGTACGGCGTGAACGACTGGTCGACGCAGACGGTCGCAACATTCTGGATTTCATTGATCTGGATCAGTACACCATTCTGCCCAACACGGCAGGTTGCTTTACGGCGGAGGATGCTGTTCGGGTCGCAAAACTGGGGCGTGAAATCCTTCGCGGCCTTGAGAATCCCGGTGCCGACTGGGTCAAGCTGGAAGTGCTGGGCGATACGAAAACGCTGCTGCCCGATCCCGTCGCCACCATCGAAGCCTGTCGGCAACTTGTCGACGACGGATTTCAGGTTCTGTGCTACACGTCTGATGATCCGATTACGGCTCGCCGTTTAAAGGAAGCCGGAGCAACATCCGTGATGCCCGCCGGAAGCCCGATCGGCAGCGGGCAGGGGATACTCAACCCGAACAACGTTCGCATCTGCATGGAGTATCTGAAGGAAGACGATCCCGATTACCCGGTGATTGTTGATGCCGGCGTCGGCACCGCCAGCGACGTCGCCTTTGCCATGGAACTCGGTTGCGACGGAGTCCTCCTGAACACAGCAATCGCCAGCGCCGCAAACCCGCATTTGATGGCGGATGCGATGAGGCAGGCGTGCATCTGCGGTCGCCAGGCATCACTGGCAGGGCGCATTCCGAAAAAATTATATGCGACGGCCTCCAGCCCGATCGATGGAACGATCACCAATGGCAATTAA